One Paraburkholderia sp. IMGN_8 DNA window includes the following coding sequences:
- a CDS encoding DUF4088 family protein has product MGQITLTLKDETIATLRKDFDAFLRVSLKLDPQFATPSFEDFLRAKLLDNMVPLTEHAVQRMLQGGQYAWAKRTLDKEFPDVVAILMRQAGEFGFGFAARSEWTPEELAKQCRDWAAAIVKEAEGDAVLIDPLAAQIKSAAQDIQALEEIMQTPAWRLVESLRQRVYEAKVACETSVGSTAREKLGELRGLLRLGISHGSFQKQEAQQIMEYLRLLKPEIFVEEPYDVFSRLAAWLRNFFVPPHPAPQQQQQRQSR; this is encoded by the coding sequence ATGGGTCAAATCACCCTCACACTCAAAGACGAGACCATTGCGACGCTGCGCAAGGACTTCGACGCTTTTCTGCGGGTGTCGCTAAAGCTCGATCCGCAGTTCGCGACGCCGTCGTTTGAGGACTTTTTGCGCGCCAAGCTGCTCGACAATATGGTGCCGCTGACCGAACACGCGGTGCAGCGGATGTTGCAGGGTGGACAGTACGCGTGGGCAAAACGCACGCTCGACAAGGAATTCCCGGACGTCGTCGCGATCCTGATGCGGCAGGCGGGCGAGTTCGGCTTCGGCTTTGCGGCACGTTCGGAATGGACGCCGGAAGAGCTGGCAAAGCAGTGCCGCGACTGGGCGGCCGCGATCGTCAAGGAAGCGGAAGGCGACGCCGTGCTGATCGATCCGCTGGCGGCGCAGATCAAGAGCGCCGCGCAGGACATTCAGGCGCTCGAGGAAATCATGCAGACGCCGGCCTGGCGGCTGGTGGAATCGCTGCGGCAGCGCGTGTACGAAGCCAAGGTGGCGTGCGAAACGAGCGTGGGCAGCACTGCGCGCGAAAAGCTCGGCGAACTGCGCGGGCTGCTGCGCCTGGGCATTTCACACGGCTCGTTCCAGAAGCAGGAAGCGCAGCAGATCATGGAGTATCTGCGTTTGCTGAAGCCGGAAATCTTCGTCGAAGAGCCGTACGACGTGTTCTCGCGCCTCGCCGCATGGCTGCGCAATTTCTTCGTGCCGCCGCATCCGGCGCCGCAACAGCAGCAGCAAAGGCAGTCGCGCTAA
- a CDS encoding AzlD domain-containing protein, giving the protein MNYVVLILGMAVITWVIRAAVFVLGDRLVFPPLLRTALGFVPVTVLTAIIVPMAVSPHANGAELTWRNPQLVGALAAIIVSALTRRPLLTIAVGLTVFFVWQCVVLK; this is encoded by the coding sequence ATGAACTACGTCGTTCTGATCCTCGGTATGGCGGTCATCACGTGGGTGATCCGCGCCGCCGTCTTCGTGCTCGGCGACCGGCTGGTGTTTCCGCCGCTCCTGCGCACCGCGCTCGGTTTCGTGCCGGTCACCGTGCTGACGGCGATCATCGTGCCGATGGCCGTCTCGCCGCACGCCAACGGCGCCGAGTTGACCTGGCGCAATCCGCAACTGGTCGGGGCGCTGGCCGCCATCATCGTCAGCGCGCTGACGCGGCGGCCGCTTCTGACCATCGCAGTCGGCCTGACGGTCTTTTTTGTCTGGCAGTGCGTCGTGCTTAAATAA
- a CDS encoding AzlC family ABC transporter permease: MTHPNPGQPSSAGHLKEFSAGARDIIPMMVGAAPFGVIFGTLVASGPLHLWHGQLMSLVVFAGSAQFIALGLIAGHASFAVIWATTLVVNLRHVLYSATLAPHVAHLPVRWRWALGALLTDEVFAVAWEHYRHRTPGTVGPHYFFGAGLAMYLNWQLWTVAGLLFGAAFPGLQSLGLDFAMVATFIAIVVPQLVALRYIAAAVTAGTLAFFWQAWPYKLGLLGAVFAGVAIGVLLSAPRLVRGTRGNRENPRETSREVPRKISQGASQETAEASQ, from the coding sequence TTGACCCATCCCAACCCAGGCCAGCCCTCGAGCGCAGGCCACTTAAAAGAATTCTCCGCCGGCGCGCGCGACATCATCCCGATGATGGTCGGCGCGGCGCCGTTCGGCGTGATCTTCGGCACACTGGTCGCATCCGGCCCGCTACATCTATGGCATGGCCAGTTGATGTCGCTGGTCGTGTTTGCCGGCTCCGCCCAGTTCATCGCGCTCGGCCTGATCGCCGGCCACGCCAGCTTTGCGGTGATCTGGGCGACCACCCTGGTCGTCAATTTGCGTCATGTACTGTACAGCGCGACGCTCGCGCCGCACGTCGCGCATCTGCCGGTACGCTGGCGCTGGGCGCTCGGCGCGCTGCTCACCGACGAAGTCTTTGCGGTCGCGTGGGAGCACTACCGGCATCGCACGCCGGGCACGGTCGGCCCGCACTATTTCTTTGGCGCGGGTCTGGCCATGTATCTGAACTGGCAGCTCTGGACCGTCGCCGGCCTGCTGTTCGGCGCGGCCTTTCCGGGCTTGCAATCGCTCGGGCTCGATTTCGCGATGGTCGCCACTTTCATCGCAATCGTCGTGCCGCAACTCGTCGCGCTGCGCTATATCGCGGCGGCCGTTACTGCCGGCACGCTGGCCTTCTTCTGGCAAGCGTGGCCGTACAAGCTCGGCTTGCTCGGCGCGGTGTTCGCGGGCGTGGCAATCGGTGTCTTGCTGTCGGCGCCGCGACTTGTGCGAGGCACGCGGGGTAATCGCGAAAATCCGCGCGAAACCTCGCGGGAAGTCCCGCGGAAAATCTCGCAAGGAGCCTCGCAGGAAACCGCGGAGGCGTCGCAATGA
- a CDS encoding AraC family transcriptional regulator — translation MTAHRFQDSARYWRTPLLPGADLLTAEYHDHEFTPHWHDAYTIPVIVAGAEGYRYRGADYVAEAGSVPIINPGELHTGSKAVEAGWRYRVMYAPVEFIHALANEVAGRPQALPWFAPGVIRDPDLAQRLARAHRLLEAGDDPLAAEAAMLDALSTLLVRYSQTQPEPSRVATDDARVATMKECLTGDLAVPVTLAEVAQAAGLSPFHAARLFAQTTGLPPHAWRNQVRLQRALAPLRAGVSVTDVAAASGFTDQSHFTRHFRRMFGVPPGRWQGT, via the coding sequence ATGACCGCCCATCGCTTCCAGGATTCCGCACGCTACTGGCGCACGCCGCTTTTGCCCGGCGCGGACCTGCTCACGGCCGAATATCACGATCACGAGTTCACGCCGCATTGGCACGACGCATACACGATTCCGGTGATCGTCGCGGGTGCCGAGGGCTATCGATATCGCGGCGCGGATTATGTCGCCGAAGCGGGCAGCGTGCCGATCATCAATCCTGGCGAGTTGCACACCGGTTCGAAGGCGGTCGAGGCGGGCTGGCGATATCGCGTGATGTACGCGCCGGTCGAGTTCATTCACGCGCTCGCCAATGAAGTTGCCGGCCGGCCGCAAGCCTTGCCGTGGTTTGCGCCGGGCGTGATCCGCGATCCCGATCTGGCGCAGCGGCTGGCGCGCGCACATCGTTTGCTGGAGGCCGGCGACGATCCGCTTGCCGCCGAAGCCGCGATGCTCGACGCTTTGTCCACGCTGCTGGTCCGCTACTCGCAAACGCAGCCGGAACCGTCGCGCGTCGCTACGGACGACGCCCGCGTGGCGACCATGAAAGAGTGCTTGACCGGCGACCTTGCGGTACCGGTCACACTCGCCGAAGTCGCGCAGGCGGCGGGACTCTCGCCATTTCACGCGGCGCGCCTTTTTGCGCAGACTACCGGCCTGCCGCCGCATGCGTGGCGCAACCAGGTGCGCTTGCAACGTGCGCTGGCGCCGTTGCGCGCCGGCGTTTCCGTCACGGATGTCGCCGCGGCCAGCGGCTTCACGGACCAGAGCCATTTCACGCGGCATTTCCGGCGCATGTTCGGCGTGCCGCCCGGACGCTGGCAGGGAACTTGA
- a CDS encoding CreA family protein has product MKSTLLRVSLAATACALLLPLAHSEEVGSVNTNFRVTGSDRVVVEAYDDPVVTGVTCYVSRARTGGIKGTLGIAEDPTEASIACRQVGTIRFTGPVKQQSDVFSVSMSLIFKSLHVVRVVDAKRNTLVYLTYSDRIATGSAKNSVTAVPMPAGTTIPLK; this is encoded by the coding sequence ATGAAATCCACCTTGTTGCGTGTCTCGCTTGCGGCCACCGCCTGCGCCCTGTTATTGCCGCTCGCACACAGCGAAGAAGTCGGCAGCGTCAATACCAACTTTCGCGTGACGGGCTCAGATCGCGTGGTCGTCGAAGCCTATGACGACCCGGTCGTGACCGGCGTGACCTGCTATGTGTCGCGGGCGCGCACCGGCGGCATCAAGGGCACGCTTGGCATCGCCGAAGATCCGACCGAAGCGTCGATCGCCTGCCGGCAGGTCGGCACGATTCGCTTTACCGGACCCGTGAAGCAGCAATCCGATGTGTTCTCCGTGAGCATGTCGCTGATTTTCAAGTCGCTGCACGTGGTGCGCGTGGTCGACGCGAAGCGCAATACGCTTGTCTATCTGACCTACAGCGATCGTATCGCTACCGGCAGCGCGAAAAACAGCGTGACCGCCGTGCCGATGCCGGCCGGCACCACGATTCCGCTGAAGTGA
- the fdxA gene encoding ferredoxin FdxA has protein sequence MTHVVTESCIKCRYTDCVDVCPVDCFREGPNFLAIDPDECIDCAVCVAECPVNAIYAEEDVPGDQQNFIELNADLAKNWPSITKTKAPLPEADEFKDVKEKLALLAR, from the coding sequence ATGACTCACGTTGTGACCGAAAGCTGCATCAAGTGCCGCTATACCGACTGCGTCGATGTGTGCCCGGTGGACTGCTTTCGCGAAGGTCCCAACTTCCTCGCGATTGACCCCGACGAATGCATCGACTGCGCTGTGTGCGTTGCCGAATGCCCGGTGAACGCCATTTATGCCGAAGAAGACGTGCCGGGCGACCAGCAGAATTTCATCGAGCTGAATGCCGATCTGGCGAAGAACTGGCCGAGCATCACCAAGACCAAGGCGCCACTGCCGGAAGCCGACGAATTCAAGGACGTGAAGGAAAAGCTCGCCCTGCTCGCACGCTGA
- the pncB gene encoding nicotinate phosphoribosyltransferase has protein sequence MIITSLLDTDLYKFTMMQVVLHHFPAANVEYRFRCRTPNVDLVPYIGEIRDEVSKLCELRFTDDELDYLRRMRFIKGDFIEFLALFHLNEKYISIEPSPKGNGEIDIEIKGPWLHTILFEIPMLAIVNEVYFRNTQQKPDYSEGRGRLVEKIKLLGARPEFADCKIADYGTRRRFSKQWHEEVILTLKDGLGEQFAGTSNVFYAMKHGLTPLGTMAHEYLQACQALGPRLRDSQTFGFEMWAKEYRGDLGIALSDVYGMQAFLRDFDMYFCKLFDGARHDSGDPFDWGERLLKHYEANRCDPRTKILVFSDALDIPKVLQLYERFRGRCKLAFGVGTNLTNDLGYNPLQIVIKMVRCNGQPVAKLSDSPGKNMCDDKAYLAYLRQVFGIAQPDEEAAK, from the coding sequence ATGATTATTACTTCGTTGCTCGATACCGATCTGTACAAGTTCACGATGATGCAAGTGGTGTTGCATCACTTTCCCGCGGCGAACGTGGAGTATCGGTTCCGCTGCCGCACGCCGAACGTCGACCTCGTACCGTATATCGGCGAGATTCGCGATGAAGTGAGCAAGCTCTGCGAACTGCGCTTTACCGACGACGAGCTCGATTACCTGCGGCGCATGCGCTTCATCAAGGGTGACTTCATCGAGTTTCTCGCGCTGTTTCATCTGAACGAGAAATACATTTCGATCGAACCGTCGCCGAAGGGTAATGGTGAAATCGACATCGAGATCAAGGGGCCGTGGCTGCACACGATCCTGTTCGAGATCCCGATGCTCGCGATCGTCAACGAGGTCTATTTCCGCAACACGCAGCAAAAGCCAGACTACAGCGAAGGGCGTGGCCGTCTCGTCGAAAAGATCAAGCTGCTGGGCGCGCGCCCGGAATTCGCCGACTGCAAGATCGCCGACTACGGCACGCGCCGCCGCTTCTCCAAGCAGTGGCACGAAGAAGTGATCCTCACGCTGAAAGACGGTTTGGGCGAGCAATTCGCCGGTACCAGCAACGTCTTCTATGCGATGAAGCACGGCCTCACGCCGCTCGGCACGATGGCGCATGAATACCTGCAGGCGTGCCAGGCACTTGGACCGCGGCTGCGCGATTCGCAGACCTTCGGCTTCGAAATGTGGGCGAAGGAGTATCGCGGCGACCTGGGGATTGCGCTCTCGGACGTGTACGGTATGCAGGCCTTTCTGCGCGACTTCGACATGTACTTCTGCAAGCTGTTCGACGGCGCGCGCCACGATTCCGGCGATCCGTTCGACTGGGGCGAGCGCCTGCTCAAGCACTACGAGGCGAACCGGTGCGACCCGCGCACCAAGATCCTCGTGTTCTCCGACGCGCTCGACATTCCTAAGGTGTTGCAACTGTACGAGCGTTTTCGTGGCCGCTGCAAGCTGGCATTCGGCGTAGGAACCAATCTTACCAACGACCTTGGCTATAACCCTTTGCAGATCGTCATCAAGATGGTCCGTTGCAATGGTCAGCCGGTGGCCAAGCTGTCGGATTCGCCGGGCAAGAACATGTGCGACGACAAGGCGTATCTCGCGTATTTGCGTCAGGTGTTCGGCATTGCGCAGCCTGACGAAGAGGCCGCGAAGTAA